The nucleotide window TTTCGGCGCGCCGCTACCTACGTGGACAGGATTCTCAAGGGTACGAAGCCCGCCGACCTCCCCGTCGAGCAGCCGACCAAGTTCGAGCTGGTCATCAACCTCAAGGCCGCCAAGGCCCTCGGCCTGACGATCCCGCCGTCGCTGCTGGGGCGGGCGGACCATGTCGTCGAGTGATGGCCCACATCCGATGGCGCACACAGCGCGAACCCTAATGAGCGTTAGACGCCGGACGTGACCATCCGACGGTAGGGGTATACTGACGCCATGAACGCGCACCTGCTGGCGGAGGCCCTAAAGCTAAGCCCCGACGATCGGCTTCGCCTGATTGAGGCGCTGTGGGAGACGCTCTCCGAGGAGGACATCCCTGTCACACCCGAGGAGCGTGCCCTTCTTGATGCTCGGCTGGCCGATCTCGAGGCGAATCCTGGGGATCAGAGTCC belongs to Candidatus Methylomirabilota bacterium and includes:
- a CDS encoding addiction module protein, producing MNAHLLAEALKLSPDDRLRLIEALWETLSEEDIPVTPEERALLDARLADLEANPGDQSPWSEVRARLEQRRR